A single region of the Ancylobacter novellus DSM 506 genome encodes:
- the cysD gene encoding sulfate adenylyltransferase subunit CysD has protein sequence MATADDRLDELEAQSIYIFREAFARMKRMALLWSLGKDSNVMIWLARKAFLGHVPFPVLHVDTGKKFKEMYAFRDHYGKEWNLDLRVDPCPPLEQMDPTLPPATRSAARKTEGLKLALEKYGFDALVAGIRRDEEATRAKERVFSPRGLEGDWNVREQPPEFWDHFNATLPAGAHLRVHPILHWTELDIWAYTKREGIPVIPLYFSKDGKRYRSLGDEDITFPVRSDAATIDEILMELATTKVPERSGRAMDHEAEDSFERLRVAGYL, from the coding sequence ATGGCCACTGCCGACGACCGGCTCGACGAGCTCGAGGCCCAGAGCATCTACATCTTCCGCGAGGCTTTCGCGCGGATGAAGCGCATGGCGCTGCTCTGGTCGCTGGGCAAGGATTCCAACGTCATGATCTGGCTGGCGAGGAAGGCGTTCCTCGGCCATGTGCCGTTCCCCGTGCTTCACGTCGACACCGGCAAGAAGTTCAAGGAAATGTATGCCTTCCGCGACCATTACGGTAAGGAATGGAACCTCGATCTGCGGGTCGATCCCTGCCCGCCGCTGGAGCAGATGGACCCGACCCTGCCGCCCGCCACCCGCTCGGCAGCGCGCAAGACCGAGGGGCTGAAGCTGGCGCTCGAGAAGTATGGCTTCGATGCGCTGGTCGCCGGCATACGCCGCGACGAGGAGGCGACCCGCGCCAAGGAGCGCGTCTTCTCTCCGCGGGGGCTCGAAGGCGACTGGAACGTGCGCGAGCAGCCCCCGGAATTCTGGGATCACTTCAACGCGACCCTGCCCGCCGGCGCGCATCTGCGCGTCCATCCGATCCTGCACTGGACCGAACTCGACATCTGGGCCTACACCAAGCGCGAGGGAATTCCCGTCATCCCGCTGTATTTCTCGAAGGACGGCAAGCGCTATCGCTCGCTCGGCGACGAGGACATCACCTTCCCGGTGAGGTCGGACGCGGCGACCATCGACGAGATCCTGATGGAACTGGCGACGACCAAGGTGCCCGAGCGTTCCGGCCGCGCCATGGACCACGAAGCCGAGGACTCCTTCGAGCGGCTTCGCGTCGCCGGCTATCTGTGA
- a CDS encoding sulfate ABC transporter substrate-binding protein yields MAPVAAPLAARAADVSLLNVSYDPTRELYQQFNKAFAAQYKAETGKTLEIKASHGGSGKQARSVIDGLQADVVTLALAYDIDAIADRGFIARDWQKRLPDNSSPYTSTIVFLVRKGNPKGIKDWDDLLKADVKVVTPNPKTSGGARWNYLAAWAYALKTYGSEAQAKDFVAKLYKNVPVLDTGARGSTVTFTERGVGDVLLAWENEAFLSKKEFGDDKFDIVVPSLSILAEPPVTVVDKVVDKKGTRAVAEAYLDYLYSKEGQKLAAENFYRPRDPEIAKQYEKVFPKVNLVTIDDPTFGGWRKAQKTHFEDGGVFDQIYSN; encoded by the coding sequence ATGGCCCCGGTCGCCGCGCCGCTGGCGGCCCGCGCGGCCGATGTCAGCCTGCTCAACGTGTCCTACGACCCGACCCGTGAGCTCTACCAGCAGTTCAACAAGGCCTTTGCCGCGCAATACAAGGCCGAGACCGGCAAGACCTTGGAGATCAAGGCTTCGCATGGCGGCTCGGGCAAGCAGGCGCGCTCGGTGATCGACGGTCTCCAGGCCGACGTCGTCACCCTGGCGCTCGCCTATGACATCGACGCCATCGCCGACAGGGGCTTCATCGCCCGGGACTGGCAGAAGCGCCTGCCCGACAATTCCTCGCCTTACACCTCGACCATCGTCTTCCTAGTGCGCAAGGGCAACCCGAAGGGCATCAAGGATTGGGACGACCTGCTGAAGGCCGACGTCAAGGTCGTCACCCCCAACCCGAAGACCTCGGGCGGCGCCCGCTGGAACTACCTCGCGGCCTGGGCCTATGCGCTGAAGACCTACGGCTCCGAGGCCCAGGCTAAGGACTTCGTCGCCAAGCTCTACAAGAACGTGCCCGTGCTCGACACCGGCGCGCGCGGCTCGACCGTGACCTTCACCGAGCGCGGCGTTGGCGACGTGCTGCTCGCCTGGGAGAACGAGGCGTTCCTGTCGAAGAAAGAATTCGGCGACGACAAGTTCGACATCGTCGTGCCCTCGCTTTCCATCCTCGCCGAGCCGCCGGTCACCGTTGTCGACAAGGTGGTCGACAAGAAGGGCACCCGCGCTGTCGCCGAGGCGTATCTCGACTACCTCTACAGCAAGGAAGGCCAGAAGCTCGCCGCCGAGAACTTCTACCGCCCGCGCGATCCGGAGATCGCCAAGCAGTATGAGAAGGTCTTCCCGAAGGTGAACCTCGTCACCATCGACGATCCGACCTTCGGCGGCTGGCGCAAGGCGCAGAAGACCCATTTCGAGGACGGTGGCGTGTTCGACCAGATCTACTCGAACTGA
- a CDS encoding YqaA family protein, whose protein sequence is MLRRLYQWVIDLAERPSAPWALAGVSFAESSFFPVPPDVMLVPMCLARPKLAWFYATICTLASVIGGLAGYAIGALLYESLGQFLIHLYGYGDKVEAFTQAYQRYGHWIILIKGLTPIPYKVVTITSGFAHYSLFWFVVLSLITRGLRFFMVAGLLYWIGPTARTFIEERLGLVTAVFAVVLVGGFVAAVYLF, encoded by the coding sequence ATGCTGCGCCGCCTCTACCAATGGGTCATCGATCTCGCCGAGCGGCCCTCGGCCCCGTGGGCGCTCGCCGGCGTCTCCTTCGCCGAGAGCTCGTTCTTTCCGGTGCCGCCGGACGTGATGCTGGTGCCGATGTGCCTCGCGCGGCCGAAGCTCGCCTGGTTCTATGCCACGATATGCACCCTCGCCTCGGTGATCGGCGGGCTCGCCGGCTACGCCATCGGCGCGCTTCTCTATGAATCGCTCGGCCAGTTCCTGATCCATCTCTACGGCTATGGCGACAAGGTCGAGGCGTTCACGCAGGCCTATCAGCGCTACGGCCACTGGATCATCCTGATCAAGGGGCTGACGCCCATCCCCTACAAGGTGGTCACCATCACCTCGGGTTTCGCCCATTACAGCCTGTTCTGGTTCGTCGTCCTGTCGCTGATCACCCGCGGCCTGCGCTTCTTCATGGTCGCCGGCCTGCTCTACTGGATCGGGCCGACCGCGCGCACCTTCATCGAGGAGCGGCTGGGGCTGGTGACCGCCGTCTTCGCCGTGGTGCTGGTCGGCGGCTTCGTCGCGGCGGTGTACCTGTTCTGA
- a CDS encoding nitrite/sulfite reductase codes for MYVYDEFDRAFLAERVAEFRDQVGRRLSGALSEDEFKPLRLMNGVYLQLHAYMLRIAIPYGTLNSDQLRRMAHVARRYDRGYGHFTTRQNIQFNWIKLEELPEAMAALAEVGVHGIQTSGNCIRNVTTDQWAGATPEECDDPRLWAEILRQYSTLHPEFTYLPRKFKIAITAADHDRAATKVHDIGLRLHRNDQGELGFEVLVGGGLGRTPFVGKHIRPFLPVRDLLSYVEAIMRVYNQYGRRDNIYKARIKILVHEIGAEEFSKAVEAEFAATRDGALRLTDEMIEEIRGRFLYPDFEPLDDQPAALVEALKDPLFATWHRNSVHKHKIPGYSIVTISLKPIGAPPGDATADQMDLIADLADDYGFREIRVGHEQNLCLPNVASKDLPELWRRLDAAGLATPNVNHISDIIACPGLDYCALANARAIPVAQEIAKRFSDLDRSRGIGRLHINISGCINACGHHHVGHIGILGVEKNGQEFYQITLGGRADEQAQLGTLLGPAVPYEQVPSLIEDVVDTYMELRAGPHELFIDTVTRLGVEPFKERVYAAH; via the coding sequence ATGTACGTGTATGATGAATTCGACCGCGCCTTCCTGGCCGAACGGGTCGCGGAATTCCGCGACCAGGTCGGGCGGCGCCTGTCCGGCGCGCTGAGCGAGGACGAGTTCAAGCCGCTGCGGCTGATGAACGGCGTCTATCTGCAGCTGCACGCCTATATGCTGCGCATCGCCATCCCCTACGGCACGCTGAATTCCGACCAGCTTCGCCGCATGGCCCATGTCGCCCGCCGCTATGACCGTGGCTACGGCCATTTCACCACCCGGCAGAACATCCAGTTCAACTGGATCAAGCTGGAGGAGCTCCCCGAGGCCATGGCGGCGCTCGCCGAGGTCGGCGTGCACGGCATCCAGACCTCGGGCAATTGCATCCGCAACGTCACCACCGACCAGTGGGCCGGTGCCACACCGGAGGAATGCGACGACCCGCGCCTGTGGGCCGAGATCCTGCGCCAGTACTCGACGCTGCACCCCGAATTCACCTACCTGCCGCGCAAGTTCAAGATCGCCATCACGGCCGCCGATCACGACCGCGCGGCCACCAAGGTGCATGACATCGGCCTGCGCCTGCACCGCAACGATCAGGGCGAGCTCGGCTTCGAGGTGCTGGTCGGCGGCGGCCTCGGCCGCACGCCGTTCGTCGGCAAGCACATCCGCCCGTTCCTGCCGGTGCGCGACCTTCTGAGCTACGTCGAAGCGATCATGCGCGTCTACAACCAGTACGGACGGCGCGACAACATCTACAAGGCCCGCATCAAGATCCTCGTCCACGAGATCGGCGCCGAGGAGTTCTCCAAGGCGGTCGAGGCCGAGTTCGCCGCCACCCGCGACGGCGCGCTGCGCCTCACCGACGAGATGATCGAGGAAATCCGCGGCCGCTTCCTCTACCCGGATTTCGAGCCGCTCGACGATCAGCCGGCCGCGCTCGTCGAGGCTCTCAAGGACCCGCTCTTCGCCACCTGGCACCGCAACTCCGTGCACAAGCACAAGATCCCCGGCTATTCGATCGTCACCATCTCGCTGAAGCCCATTGGCGCCCCTCCGGGCGACGCCACGGCGGACCAGATGGACCTCATCGCCGATCTCGCCGACGACTACGGCTTCCGCGAGATCCGTGTCGGCCACGAGCAGAATCTCTGCCTGCCCAACGTCGCGAGCAAGGACCTGCCGGAGCTGTGGCGCCGGCTCGACGCGGCCGGGCTGGCGACGCCGAACGTCAACCACATCAGCGATATCATCGCCTGCCCCGGGCTCGACTATTGCGCCCTGGCCAATGCCCGGGCGATCCCGGTGGCGCAGGAGATCGCCAAGCGCTTTTCCGACCTCGACCGCTCGCGCGGCATCGGCCGGCTGCACATCAACATCTCCGGCTGCATCAATGCCTGCGGCCACCACCATGTGGGCCATATCGGCATTCTCGGCGTCGAGAAGAACGGCCAGGAATTCTACCAGATCACCCTCGGCGGACGCGCCGACGAGCAGGCCCAGCTCGGCACCCTGCTCGGACCAGCCGTGCCCTACGAGCAGGTCCCGAGCCTTATCGAGGATGTGGTGGACACCTACATGGAACTCAGGGCCGGACCGCACGAACTCTTCATCGACACCGTCACCCGGCTCGGCGTCGAACCCTTCAAGGAGCGCGTCTATGCCGCTCATTGA
- a CDS encoding serine hydrolase, with protein sequence MNFPLFRARKRLAWLVPALVAAALAVPAAARATPALVIEVESGKVLLADDATKPWYPASITKLMTAYVTFKAIRQGRLTPETLLTVSANAVAQKPSKMGFKAGTQLTVDNALKMMLVKSANDMAVVLAEGVSGSLPAFVAEMNSTAAQLGMTGSHFANPNGLPDPDNVSTARDLAVLARHIFLDFPEQADLFRIPAMKLGTAVIRSYNKLIDRYPGADGMKTGFICASGFNLVASAKRGNRHLLVVVLGTQSGRARTEQAALLLERGFQHSWQIFGAMAPTVEALRNEGGAPADMRAQVCGGKRKNTASEDDDSPSMGTTTAAGYVAAGMGDLGDRVTGASLLQNLPPSMPPVEVFVGPFPSAEALAAAYPPPPEKKKKPAPTAKNKGKKGPTTAVIDTSDPTAAPDEKPAAKPAAKPAAKPAKKPATAQADAKSAPKPAAKPLPKPAAAPSYPTVPPPQ encoded by the coding sequence TTGAACTTTCCCCTGTTCCGCGCCCGCAAACGCCTCGCCTGGCTGGTTCCGGCTCTCGTCGCGGCGGCCCTCGCGGTTCCCGCTGCCGCCCGCGCCACGCCCGCCCTGGTGATCGAGGTCGAAAGCGGCAAGGTGCTGCTCGCCGACGACGCCACCAAGCCGTGGTATCCGGCCTCCATCACCAAGCTGATGACGGCCTATGTCACCTTTAAGGCGATCCGCCAGGGCCGGCTGACGCCGGAGACACTGCTCACCGTGTCCGCCAATGCGGTCGCGCAGAAGCCCTCCAAGATGGGCTTCAAGGCCGGCACCCAGCTCACCGTCGACAACGCGCTGAAGATGATGCTGGTGAAGTCGGCCAACGACATGGCCGTGGTGCTGGCCGAAGGGGTGAGCGGCTCGCTGCCGGCTTTCGTCGCGGAGATGAATTCCACCGCCGCCCAGCTCGGCATGACCGGCTCGCACTTCGCCAATCCCAACGGCCTGCCCGACCCGGACAACGTCTCGACCGCGCGCGACCTCGCGGTGCTCGCCCGGCACATCTTCCTCGACTTCCCCGAGCAGGCGGACCTCTTCCGCATCCCGGCGATGAAGCTCGGCACCGCCGTCATCCGCAGCTACAACAAGCTGATCGACCGCTATCCCGGCGCGGACGGCATGAAGACCGGCTTCATCTGCGCGTCCGGCTTCAATCTCGTCGCCAGCGCCAAGCGCGGCAACCGGCATCTGCTCGTCGTCGTGCTCGGCACCCAATCCGGCCGTGCCCGCACCGAGCAGGCGGCGCTGCTGCTGGAGCGCGGCTTCCAGCATTCCTGGCAGATCTTCGGCGCCATGGCGCCGACGGTCGAAGCCCTGCGCAACGAGGGTGGCGCGCCCGCCGACATGCGCGCCCAGGTCTGCGGCGGCAAGCGCAAGAACACCGCCTCCGAGGACGACGACAGCCCCTCGATGGGAACGACGACGGCGGCCGGCTATGTCGCCGCCGGCATGGGCGACCTCGGCGACAGGGTGACCGGCGCGAGCCTCTTGCAGAACCTGCCGCCCTCCATGCCGCCGGTCGAGGTCTTCGTCGGCCCGTTCCCGAGCGCCGAGGCGCTCGCCGCGGCCTATCCGCCGCCGCCGGAAAAGAAGAAGAAACCGGCCCCGACCGCCAAGAACAAGGGCAAGAAGGGCCCGACGACCGCGGTGATCGACACCAGCGATCCGACCGCCGCGCCCGATGAGAAACCCGCCGCCAAACCGGCGGCCAAACCGGCCGCGAAACCGGCGAAAAAGCCCGCCACGGCCCAGGCGGATGCCAAGTCGGCGCCCAAACCGGCGGCCAAGCCGTTGCCGAAGCCGGCGGCAGCGCCTAGCTATCCCACCGTGCCCCCGCCGCAATAG
- the cysW gene encoding sulfate ABC transporter permease subunit CysW, which translates to MVKWAVVGLAAAFIGLFILLPLISVFAQALVKGWEAYAAALVEPDALAAIELTLIVTAISVTANTVMGLVMAWAITKFSFRGKSFLITLIDLPFSVSPVVAGLVFVLLFGAQGYFGPWLSDHDIKIIFAWPGITLATIFVTFPFVARELIPLMQEQGTTEEEAAVTLGAHGWRVFSRVTLPNIKWALLYGVLLCNARAMGEFGAVSVVSGHVRGETNTIPLQVEILYNEYQFQASFAVASLLASLAIVTLLAKTFLESRVHARRAGRGH; encoded by the coding sequence ATGGTCAAATGGGCGGTCGTCGGGCTGGCAGCCGCCTTCATCGGCCTGTTCATCCTGCTGCCGCTGATCAGTGTCTTCGCGCAGGCCCTGGTGAAGGGCTGGGAGGCCTATGCCGCGGCGCTCGTCGAGCCCGACGCGCTCGCCGCCATCGAACTGACCCTGATCGTCACCGCCATCTCGGTGACGGCCAACACGGTGATGGGCCTCGTCATGGCCTGGGCGATCACCAAATTCTCCTTCCGGGGCAAGAGCTTCCTCATCACCCTGATCGACCTGCCCTTCTCCGTCTCGCCGGTCGTGGCGGGCCTCGTCTTCGTGCTGCTGTTCGGCGCGCAGGGCTATTTCGGGCCTTGGCTGTCCGACCACGATATCAAGATCATCTTCGCCTGGCCGGGCATTACGCTGGCGACCATCTTCGTCACCTTCCCCTTTGTGGCGCGCGAGCTGATTCCCCTGATGCAGGAACAGGGTACGACGGAGGAGGAGGCCGCGGTGACGCTTGGCGCCCATGGCTGGCGCGTGTTCTCGCGGGTGACCTTGCCCAACATCAAATGGGCGCTGCTCTACGGCGTGCTGCTGTGCAACGCCCGCGCCATGGGCGAGTTCGGCGCGGTGTCGGTGGTCTCCGGCCATGTGCGCGGGGAGACCAACACCATCCCGCTGCAGGTCGAGATTCTCTACAACGAGTACCAGTTCCAGGCGTCCTTTGCCGTCGCCTCGCTGCTTGCCTCGCTCGCCATCGTCACGCTGCTGGCGAAGACTTTCCTGGAGAGCCGCGTCCACGCCCGCCGCGCGGGGCGGGGGCATTAA
- the cysT gene encoding sulfate ABC transporter permease subunit CysT has product MAGAAPPPPAPRRRHGVIPGFGLTLGLTLLWLSLVVLIPLTALFLKTAELPPERIVAILTAPRTLNALKISFGLSLAAAAFNLVAGAVIVWALVRYEFPGRRVLDALIDIPFALPTAVAGIALTTLYAENGWIGSFLAPLGIKVAFTPLGIWVALVFIGLPFVVRTVQPVLEDLDHELEEAAATLGAGRLTTIRRVVLPAVLPAFLTGFALAFARAVGEYGSVIFIAGNLPNVSEIAPLLIVIRLEEFRYADATTIAATMLVAAFILLFVINGLQRWSESRTGRLG; this is encoded by the coding sequence ATGGCTGGAGCCGCGCCGCCGCCTCCGGCGCCGCGCCGCCGCCATGGCGTCATTCCCGGCTTCGGCCTCACCCTCGGCCTGACGCTTCTGTGGCTCTCGCTGGTCGTGCTGATCCCGCTGACGGCACTCTTCCTCAAGACCGCCGAGCTGCCGCCGGAGCGCATTGTCGCCATCCTGACGGCGCCGCGCACGCTGAACGCGCTGAAGATTTCCTTCGGCCTCTCGCTCGCCGCCGCCGCCTTCAACCTCGTCGCCGGTGCAGTCATCGTCTGGGCGCTGGTGCGCTACGAATTCCCCGGCCGGCGCGTGCTCGACGCGCTGATCGACATCCCCTTCGCCCTGCCGACCGCTGTGGCAGGCATCGCGCTGACCACGCTCTATGCCGAGAATGGCTGGATCGGCTCCTTTCTGGCGCCGCTCGGCATCAAGGTCGCCTTCACCCCGCTCGGCATCTGGGTGGCGCTGGTGTTCATCGGCCTGCCCTTCGTGGTGCGCACGGTGCAGCCGGTGCTGGAGGACCTCGACCACGAGTTGGAGGAGGCCGCCGCCACGCTCGGGGCCGGGCGGCTGACCACCATACGCCGCGTCGTGCTGCCGGCGGTGCTGCCGGCCTTCCTCACCGGCTTCGCCTTGGCCTTCGCCCGCGCGGTCGGCGAGTACGGCTCGGTCATCTTCATCGCCGGCAACCTGCCGAACGTCTCCGAGATCGCGCCGCTGCTCATCGTGATCCGGCTGGAGGAGTTCCGCTACGCCGACGCCACCACCATCGCCGCCACCATGCTCGTCGCCGCCTTCATCTTGCTCTTTGTTATCAATGGCTTGCAGCGCTGGTCGGAGAGCCGCACCGGGAGGCTCGGTTGA
- a CDS encoding DUF934 domain-containing protein — protein sequence MPLIENGKLIEDRFIRVSDDEALPEGVAVLIGIDRFLKEAEMLKGRKAPVGVIWPNNRPIAEIAPYLGQLSLIALVFPIFRDGRAYSQARLLRERLGWRGPLRATGNVLRDQFLLMERSGFDQIDAVKEADAEAFDEAVHRYTVFYQPATDERPSLLRQRLGRTVSGVR from the coding sequence ATGCCGCTCATTGAGAATGGAAAGCTCATCGAGGACCGCTTCATCCGCGTCTCCGACGACGAGGCGCTGCCGGAAGGTGTGGCCGTGCTGATCGGCATCGACCGCTTCCTCAAGGAGGCGGAGATGCTCAAAGGCCGGAAGGCGCCGGTGGGGGTGATCTGGCCGAACAACCGGCCGATCGCCGAGATCGCGCCCTATCTCGGGCAGCTCTCGCTCATCGCCCTTGTCTTCCCGATCTTCCGCGACGGACGCGCCTACAGCCAGGCGCGGCTGCTGCGCGAGCGGCTCGGCTGGCGCGGCCCGCTGCGTGCCACCGGCAATGTGCTGCGCGACCAGTTCCTGCTGATGGAGCGCTCCGGCTTCGACCAGATCGACGCGGTGAAGGAAGCCGACGCGGAAGCCTTCGACGAGGCGGTCCACCGCTACACCGTGTTCTACCAGCCCGCGACCGACGAGCGCCCCAGCCTCCTGCGCCAGCGCCTCGGCCGTACCGTCTCGGGAGTACGCTGA
- a CDS encoding DUF2849 domain-containing protein, which produces MAAPQQQKLKVHGPVAVTANRLTDGAVVWRTQGDGWSIDLADAAIVTTADEAIALLADAQKRDIDAVGAYVAPVVLEADGAILPGNLRERIRVAGPTFELPH; this is translated from the coding sequence ATGGCGGCCCCGCAACAACAGAAACTGAAGGTCCACGGCCCGGTCGCCGTCACCGCCAACCGCCTGACGGACGGCGCCGTGGTGTGGCGCACGCAGGGCGACGGCTGGTCGATCGACCTGGCCGATGCCGCCATCGTGACGACGGCGGACGAGGCGATTGCGCTGCTGGCGGACGCGCAGAAACGCGACATCGATGCCGTCGGCGCCTATGTCGCGCCGGTCGTGCTGGAAGCGGACGGCGCGATCCTGCCGGGGAACCTGCGCGAGCGCATCCGCGTCGCCGGCCCCACCTTCGAGCTGCCGCATTGA
- a CDS encoding CobW family GTP-binding protein has translation MSEETRLPPEPIPVTLLTGFLGAGKTTLLNQLLQQPGLADTAVLINEFGEIGLDHLLVQHFDDSTVLLASGCLCCTVRGDLVEGLEQLLRRMDNGAIPPFRRVVIETTGLADPAPILHVLMMHPYLVLRFRLDGVVTVVDAVNGNATLDEHPESVRQAAISDRIVLTKTDLVDTPERRAALDALLARLKRLAPGAPVLDAARGEATPEALLDAGLYDPSAKIPDVSRWLADEAIAAAEAESRGHAHDPNRHDERIRAFTVATDAPVSAAAIDMFLELVRGTHGAKLLRLKGIVKLAEDPEHPLVLHGVQHVLHPPSQLPAWPDEDRRTRLVMIVRDVEPAVIRRLFDAFMGLPMPDQPDGRVLADNPLAPATMRR, from the coding sequence ATGAGCGAGGAGACCCGTCTCCCGCCCGAGCCCATTCCGGTCACGCTGCTCACCGGCTTTCTCGGCGCGGGCAAGACCACGCTGCTCAACCAGTTGCTGCAGCAGCCGGGCCTCGCCGATACCGCCGTGCTGATCAACGAATTCGGCGAGATCGGCCTCGACCATCTGCTGGTGCAGCATTTCGACGATTCCACCGTGCTGCTCGCCTCCGGCTGCCTGTGCTGCACCGTGCGCGGCGATCTGGTCGAGGGGCTGGAGCAGCTGCTGCGGCGCATGGACAACGGCGCCATCCCGCCCTTCCGCCGCGTCGTCATCGAGACCACCGGCCTCGCCGACCCCGCGCCGATCCTGCACGTATTGATGATGCACCCCTATCTGGTGCTGCGCTTCCGGCTCGACGGCGTGGTGACGGTGGTCGACGCGGTGAACGGCAATGCCACGCTCGACGAACATCCCGAGTCGGTACGCCAGGCGGCGATCTCCGACCGTATCGTGCTGACCAAGACCGACCTCGTCGACACGCCGGAGCGCCGGGCCGCGCTCGACGCGCTGCTCGCTCGCCTGAAGCGCCTCGCCCCCGGCGCCCCGGTGCTCGATGCCGCGCGCGGCGAGGCGACGCCGGAAGCCCTGCTCGATGCCGGGCTCTACGACCCTTCCGCCAAGATCCCCGACGTGTCGCGCTGGCTCGCCGACGAGGCGATCGCCGCGGCGGAGGCGGAATCGCGCGGCCATGCGCATGACCCCAATCGCCATGACGAGCGCATCCGCGCCTTCACCGTGGCGACCGACGCGCCGGTCTCCGCCGCCGCCATCGACATGTTCCTGGAGCTGGTGCGCGGCACACACGGCGCCAAGCTGTTGCGCCTCAAGGGCATCGTGAAGCTTGCCGAGGATCCCGAGCACCCTCTGGTGCTGCACGGCGTGCAGCATGTGCTGCACCCGCCGAGCCAGCTTCCCGCCTGGCCGGACGAGGACCGGCGCACGCGCCTCGTGATGATCGTGCGCGACGTGGAGCCGGCGGTGATCCGCCGGCTGTTCGACGCCTTCATGGGCCTGCCCATGCCGGACCAGCCGGACGGACGGGTGCTGGCCGACAACCCGCTGGCGCCGGCGACGATGCGGCGCTGA
- the hisE gene encoding phosphoribosyl-ATP diphosphatase has product MTDSIRRLHAAVVATRKGDNPSPRTARLFRKGRAVIAKKVAEEAVEVALDGVVGDVPATVRESADLIYNLVVLWAELGIEPDDVWAEMRRREQLLGMAEKMPKRRAPHGKDKYADAPLLWDVAERAAEAPPRSGRRRRH; this is encoded by the coding sequence ATGACTGATTCGATTCGCCGCCTGCATGCCGCCGTGGTTGCGACGAGGAAGGGAGACAATCCCTCGCCGCGAACGGCGCGGCTGTTTCGCAAGGGGCGCGCGGTCATCGCCAAGAAGGTCGCCGAGGAAGCGGTGGAAGTGGCGCTCGACGGCGTCGTCGGCGACGTGCCGGCGACGGTGCGCGAGAGCGCCGACCTGATCTACAACCTCGTCGTGCTGTGGGCCGAGCTCGGCATCGAGCCGGACGACGTCTGGGCCGAGATGCGCCGGCGCGAGCAATTGCTCGGCATGGCCGAGAAGATGCCCAAGCGCCGCGCCCCGCACGGCAAGGACAAATATGCCGACGCCCCGCTCCTGTGGGACGTGGCCGAGCGCGCCGCGGAAGCGCCGCCGCGTTCCGGCCGACGCCGCCGCCATTGA
- a CDS encoding phosphoadenylyl-sulfate reductase, with the protein MTIAQRADADLTPAVPCRDDVGGLACALADAGPTEIIAAAQEAVGPDKLCLVSSFGTESAVLLAYMAEVDRSIPVVFLDTGWLFEETLVYRDRLTDQLGLTDVRSIRPDPERLAALDAERDLWFSDPDACCRIRKVEPLARALAGFDGWLNGRKRYQGGLRANIPVVERDGARLKFNPLANLDRAEVEAAKLRFNLPEHPLVASGFNSVGCMPCTSRAAPDEDVRAGRWRGKAKTECGIHTLLNTIER; encoded by the coding sequence ATGACAATCGCCCAGCGCGCCGATGCCGATCTCACCCCCGCCGTCCCCTGCAGGGACGATGTGGGCGGGCTCGCCTGCGCGCTGGCCGATGCCGGCCCGACCGAGATCATCGCCGCTGCTCAGGAGGCCGTCGGCCCCGACAAGCTCTGCCTCGTCTCCTCCTTCGGCACGGAATCGGCGGTGCTGCTGGCCTATATGGCCGAGGTCGACCGTTCGATCCCAGTCGTCTTCCTCGACACCGGCTGGCTGTTCGAGGAGACGCTTGTCTATCGTGACCGGCTGACGGACCAGCTTGGTCTCACCGACGTGCGCAGCATCCGGCCCGACCCGGAGCGGCTCGCGGCGCTCGATGCCGAGCGCGACCTCTGGTTCTCCGATCCCGACGCCTGCTGCCGCATCCGCAAGGTCGAGCCGCTCGCCCGCGCGCTCGCCGGCTTCGACGGCTGGCTGAACGGGCGCAAACGCTACCAGGGCGGCCTGCGCGCCAACATCCCGGTGGTCGAGCGCGATGGCGCCCGGCTGAAGTTCAATCCGCTTGCCAATCTGGACCGCGCCGAGGTCGAGGCGGCGAAGCTGCGCTTCAACCTGCCGGAGCATCCGCTGGTGGCGAGCGGCTTCAATTCCGTTGGCTGCATGCCCTGCACCAGCCGGGCGGCGCCCGACGAGGACGTCCGCGCTGGCCGCTGGCGCGGCAAGGCCAAGACCGAGTGCGGCATCCATACGCTGCTCAACACGATCGAGCGCTGA